One Deltaproteobacteria bacterium PRO3 DNA window includes the following coding sequences:
- a CDS encoding ABC transporter ATP-binding protein, whose product MAALIEAHNLHKTYGDAADRVEVLKGVDFAVEEGEAVAVLGASGAGKSTLLHLLGTLDKPTEGRVTFEGSDLFALSDAELSRFRNRTMGFVFQFHHLLPMLSARENVMLPLLIGGEKRREAEARAEAMLAGVGLSHRLEHKPSELSGGEQQRVAIARALIAGPRVLFADEPTGNLDSRTGEETADLLMKLHQELRMTLVVVTHNERLAQRLPRNVRMQDGRVQPA is encoded by the coding sequence ATGGCGGCATTGATCGAAGCCCACAACCTCCACAAGACCTACGGCGATGCCGCGGACCGCGTCGAGGTCCTGAAGGGCGTCGATTTCGCGGTGGAGGAGGGCGAGGCGGTGGCCGTCTTGGGCGCCTCGGGCGCCGGAAAGTCTACCTTGCTCCATCTGCTGGGCACTTTGGATAAACCGACGGAGGGTCGGGTGACGTTCGAAGGGAGCGATCTTTTCGCGCTCTCCGACGCCGAACTCAGCCGCTTTCGCAACCGGACGATGGGTTTCGTGTTCCAGTTCCACCATCTGCTGCCGATGCTGAGCGCCCGGGAAAACGTCATGCTGCCCCTCTTGATCGGGGGCGAAAAGAGGCGCGAGGCCGAGGCCCGCGCCGAGGCCATGCTGGCCGGGGTCGGGTTGTCGCACCGGCTCGAGCACAAGCCCTCCGAGCTCTCCGGAGGCGAGCAGCAGCGGGTGGCGATCGCCCGGGCCCTGATCGCGGGGCCGAGGGTGCTGTTCGCGGACGAGCCGACGGGAAACCTGGACAGCCGCACCGGAGAAGAAACGGCGGATTTACTGATGAAGCTTCACCAAGAATTACGGATGACCCTCGTGGTCGTCACCCACAACGAGCGGCTGGCCCAAAGGCTGCCCAGAAACGTCCGCATGCAGGACGGGCGGGTGCAGCCCGCATGA
- the bamA gene encoding outer membrane protein assembly factor BamA, translating to MRSMRPKTLLPFLFALFFLAGFFLPGPRDAGAQERVVEIEVQGNKTVETQVILTQIQQQKGGAYSREKVSADVARVYKLGLFEDVEVEKVGAAGGVKLVFKVVEKGPIDEIVIEGNKKVGEGKIREVLTVKTNVPADNRKLGESKERIKEIYSKEGFSATTVETEVREKGGKRQLVFKINEVKAEVVRGIRFEGNTVFSDRKLKGIIRTKKKGILSFLTGSGKYRPEQIEQDIQLITYNYLNKGYMKVRVGQPKVEYNEQEKGLILTYYIDEGDPYRIGEIGFEGDILTTKEELQRKLHTMKGNLYSQKIMEEDLQKLTEFYGNQGYAFANINPQTSLHDDTKTADINFVIDQGRKVFIERINITGNTITRDKVIRRELKVVENSLYNEGLVRLSKRKLEQLGYFETVEISTPRGSSDDKLVLNINVKEKPTGTFSVGAGFSSSESFLFTASVSKNNFLGLGISGSINAEISGRRQQFSFQVTDPYLFDTNWILQANGFRITSDFNDFRRKSFGGEIDLGRRIFDFSSFSIGYRIEDVKLDDFDLIVPEFFKQNADGLTSSLVFQFQRDTRNNPIITTKGLYSNLSVEYAGNGLGGDVDFLRVTANQRVYIPLWKNSVLKFQGRVGYIKSLDDEPVPLFERFFTGGINSLRGYEFRSVGPSVTIPDGITGKDEEFVYGGNKLLLFNLEYEFPIYDAAGFRGVVFVDAGNTFAEDEDLNPLKLRADAGAGIRWLSPFGPLRFEWGFPFKRKEGEKRSVFNFTIGSFF from the coding sequence ATGAGATCCATGAGACCAAAAACACTCCTTCCCTTCCTTTTTGCCTTGTTTTTCCTGGCCGGCTTTTTTCTCCCGGGTCCCCGCGACGCCGGCGCCCAAGAACGCGTCGTCGAGATCGAGGTGCAGGGCAACAAAACCGTCGAGACGCAAGTCATCCTGACCCAGATCCAGCAGCAAAAGGGCGGCGCCTACTCCCGCGAGAAGGTCAGCGCCGACGTGGCGCGCGTCTACAAGCTGGGCCTCTTCGAGGATGTCGAGGTCGAGAAGGTCGGCGCCGCCGGCGGCGTAAAGCTCGTCTTCAAGGTCGTCGAGAAGGGGCCGATCGACGAGATCGTCATCGAGGGCAACAAGAAAGTCGGGGAGGGCAAGATCCGCGAGGTCCTCACCGTCAAGACCAACGTCCCAGCCGACAACCGCAAGCTGGGCGAGTCGAAAGAGCGGATCAAAGAGATCTACAGCAAGGAAGGCTTCAGCGCGACGACGGTGGAAACCGAGGTCCGGGAAAAGGGCGGAAAGCGTCAGCTGGTCTTCAAGATCAACGAGGTCAAGGCCGAGGTGGTTCGCGGCATCCGCTTCGAGGGCAACACGGTGTTCAGCGACCGCAAGCTCAAGGGGATCATCCGTACCAAGAAGAAGGGCATCCTTTCCTTCCTTACGGGCTCGGGCAAATACCGGCCCGAGCAGATCGAGCAGGACATCCAGCTGATCACCTACAACTACCTCAACAAGGGCTACATGAAGGTGAGGGTGGGGCAGCCCAAGGTCGAGTACAACGAGCAGGAAAAGGGCCTGATCTTGACCTACTACATCGACGAGGGCGACCCCTACCGCATCGGCGAGATCGGCTTCGAGGGCGACATCCTGACGACCAAGGAAGAGCTGCAGCGCAAGCTGCACACGATGAAGGGCAACCTCTACAGCCAGAAGATCATGGAGGAAGACCTCCAGAAGCTGACCGAGTTCTACGGAAACCAGGGCTACGCCTTCGCCAACATCAACCCGCAGACCAGCCTGCACGACGACACCAAGACCGCGGATATCAATTTCGTCATCGACCAGGGGCGCAAGGTCTTCATCGAGCGCATCAACATCACCGGCAACACCATCACCCGCGACAAGGTCATCCGCCGCGAGCTCAAGGTGGTCGAGAACAGCCTCTACAACGAGGGCCTGGTCCGGCTCTCCAAGCGCAAGCTCGAGCAGCTCGGCTACTTCGAGACCGTCGAGATCTCCACCCCGCGCGGCTCCAGCGACGACAAGCTGGTCCTCAACATCAACGTGAAAGAGAAGCCCACCGGCACCTTCAGCGTCGGCGCGGGCTTCAGCTCCTCCGAGAGCTTCCTCTTCACCGCCTCGGTCTCGAAGAACAACTTCCTCGGCTTAGGCATCAGCGGCTCGATCAACGCCGAAATCTCGGGGAGGCGCCAGCAGTTCTCCTTCCAGGTCACCGATCCCTATCTCTTCGACACCAACTGGATCCTCCAAGCCAACGGCTTCCGCATCACCAGCGACTTCAACGATTTTCGCCGCAAGTCTTTCGGCGGCGAGATCGACCTGGGCCGGCGCATCTTCGACTTCAGCTCCTTCAGCATCGGCTACCGTATCGAGGACGTCAAACTGGACGACTTCGACTTGATCGTCCCCGAGTTCTTCAAGCAGAACGCCGACGGCCTCACCTCCAGCCTGGTCTTCCAGTTCCAGCGCGACACCCGGAACAACCCCATCATCACCACCAAGGGCCTCTACAGCAACCTGTCGGTCGAGTATGCCGGCAACGGCCTGGGCGGCGACGTCGATTTCCTCCGGGTCACGGCCAACCAGAGGGTCTACATCCCCCTCTGGAAGAATTCCGTCCTCAAGTTCCAAGGCCGCGTCGGCTACATTAAATCCCTCGACGATGAACCCGTTCCGCTTTTCGAGCGTTTCTTTACGGGAGGCATCAACAGCCTGCGCGGCTACGAGTTTCGTTCCGTGGGGCCCAGCGTCACCATTCCGGACGGAATCACCGGAAAGGACGAAGAATTCGTCTACGGCGGCAACAAGCTGCTGCTGTTTAACCTCGAATACGAGTTCCCCATCTACGACGCGGCCGGCTTTCGGGGCGTGGTTTTCGTCGATGCGGGCAATACCTTCGCGGAGGACGAAGACCTAAATCCCCTGAAATTGCGTGCGGATGCGGGCGCGGGCATCCGGTGGCTTTCGCCCTTCGGCCCGCTGCGCTTCGAGTGGGGCTTCCCCTTCAAGCGCAAGGAAGGGGAGAAGCGGAGCGTCTTTAATTTCACGATCGGGTCATTTTTTTAG
- a CDS encoding OmpH family outer membrane protein yields the protein MKRWKYVLAALFVVAMQGVAQAQQLKIGLVDFQKALNDVEEGKRAKASLKAQFEQKQAALTAKQNALKGLKDQLETQRAALSPEAMKAKEAEYRDKFLDLQKTLTQFQSEMATKEAEMTRGIIIKMRGAVQSVGQKGGYNLIFETSQDAVLYAPGATDLTAQVVSAYNSGAGASAAK from the coding sequence ATGAAACGATGGAAGTATGTGTTGGCCGCCCTGTTTGTCGTCGCGATGCAAGGCGTGGCCCAGGCCCAACAACTCAAGATCGGCCTGGTCGATTTCCAAAAGGCCCTGAACGACGTCGAAGAGGGCAAGCGCGCCAAGGCCTCGCTCAAGGCCCAGTTCGAACAGAAGCAGGCCGCCCTGACCGCCAAGCAAAACGCCCTCAAGGGGCTCAAGGACCAGCTCGAGACCCAGCGCGCCGCGCTCAGCCCCGAGGCGATGAAGGCGAAAGAGGCCGAGTACCGCGACAAGTTCCTCGACCTACAGAAGACGCTGACCCAGTTCCAAAGCGAGATGGCCACCAAGGAGGCCGAGATGACCCGCGGCATCATCATCAAGATGCGCGGCGCCGTCCAATCCGTCGGGCAGAAGGGCGGCTACAACCTGATCTTCGAGACCTCGCAGGACGCCGTGCTTTACGCCCCCGGCGCCACCGACCTGACGGCCCAGGTGGTTTCCGCCTACAATTCGGGCGCTGGAGCCTCGGCGGCGAAGTAG
- a CDS encoding YicC family protein translates to MIKSMTGYGIVQGKVGGRRVVIETKSVNHKFCEVNLRLSQRFSVLEGKIAEAAKSFFSRGRIDILVKEEAIQPGEGNARIDLDRLKAYHKSLKAAAQALKLPGDLRLEALINLPDVLITEEPLDLESLWRQLESLLRKSFVALEKMRQKEGLAIAKFFRDELKFLSGEVQAVEKIVPGNVEHHRQQLNERVARLASGVELDPQRLAQEVAYFVDRTDISEELQRLKHHIAHFGEILDEQGPLGRKLDFLLQEMNREANTLSAKAQSAEISQKVVNCKHCLEKLREQVQNVE, encoded by the coding sequence ATGATCAAGAGCATGACCGGCTACGGCATCGTGCAAGGCAAGGTCGGCGGCCGGCGCGTCGTCATCGAGACCAAGAGCGTCAATCACAAATTCTGCGAGGTCAACCTTCGCCTCTCCCAGCGCTTCTCCGTCCTGGAGGGCAAGATCGCGGAGGCCGCCAAGTCCTTCTTTTCCCGGGGCCGCATCGACATCCTGGTCAAAGAGGAGGCGATCCAGCCCGGCGAGGGCAACGCCCGGATCGACCTCGACCGACTCAAGGCCTACCACAAGAGCCTCAAAGCCGCGGCCCAGGCCCTCAAGCTTCCCGGAGACCTCCGGCTCGAGGCCCTGATCAACCTCCCGGATGTCCTCATCACCGAGGAGCCCCTCGATCTGGAGAGCCTGTGGCGCCAATTGGAGTCCCTGCTCAGGAAGTCCTTCGTGGCCCTCGAGAAGATGCGGCAAAAGGAAGGGCTCGCCATCGCGAAGTTCTTCCGCGACGAGTTGAAATTCCTGTCCGGAGAGGTGCAGGCCGTCGAGAAGATCGTCCCGGGCAACGTCGAACACCATCGCCAACAATTGAACGAGCGTGTTGCTCGGCTCGCCAGCGGCGTCGAGCTCGACCCGCAGCGCCTCGCGCAGGAGGTCGCGTATTTCGTCGACCGCACCGACATCTCCGAGGAGCTGCAGCGCCTGAAGCATCACATCGCCCATTTCGGCGAGATCCTGGACGAGCAGGGGCCCCTGGGGCGGAAGCTCGATTTTCTTTTGCAAGAGATGAACCGCGAGGCCAACACGCTCAGCGCGAAGGCCCAGAGCGCCGAGATCTCCCAGAAGGTCGTCAACTGCAAGCACTGCCTGGAGAAGCTCCGCGAGCAGGTGCAGAACGTCGAGTGA
- a CDS encoding guanylate kinase, with translation MTKNPRPARLFVVSGASGTGKTTLCRDLERELGLFFSVSATTRPPRPGEADGRDYHFISREEFDKMAEAGQFLEWAGVHGQFYGTPRAPVEASLREGRDVLLDLDTQGALNLKKIEPKAVLIFLMPPSIEELRKRLESRGTDSPETIARRIARAEHEIAQSVHYDHVVVNRDLAAAKKELKAILSA, from the coding sequence ATGACGAAAAATCCCCGTCCCGCAAGGCTGTTCGTGGTCTCCGGCGCCTCCGGCACCGGGAAGACCACCCTGTGCCGCGACCTCGAGCGTGAGTTGGGGCTTTTCTTTTCGGTCAGCGCCACCACGCGTCCGCCGCGGCCCGGCGAGGCGGACGGCCGGGACTACCATTTCATTTCCCGGGAAGAATTCGATAAGATGGCCGAGGCCGGGCAATTTCTCGAATGGGCGGGCGTCCACGGCCAGTTCTACGGTACCCCGCGGGCGCCGGTCGAGGCCAGCCTGCGGGAAGGGCGGGACGTCCTGCTGGACCTGGACACCCAGGGGGCTCTGAACCTCAAGAAGATCGAGCCCAAGGCGGTGCTGATCTTCCTCATGCCCCCCTCGATCGAGGAGCTGCGCAAGCGACTGGAGAGCCGGGGCACGGACAGCCCCGAGACCATCGCCCGGCGCATCGCGCGGGCCGAGCACGAGATCGCCCAGAGCGTCCATTACGACCACGTGGTGGTCAACCGCGACCTCGCGGCGGCCAAGAAGGAGTTGAAGGCAATCTTATCCGCATGA